The following are from one region of the Shinella sp. PSBB067 genome:
- a CDS encoding LuxR family transcriptional regulator yields the protein MTADETRSSENQGQDEGAEIAGLETQFDIVRYMRRKCEEYGLKYFIVFNLPGFEAEKLSAYSIVSNWPQEILAKYDAMRMVRHSAGIRKLRLTTVPFTYDMREWIGESSEQMDFTELLETMTAHRMLTGHFFPVHDALGNRGAVVWGGESATLGRDERLMLQMISVHIFNRLAEIGSAWKSGQVVLTEREIQCLSWTAAGKTSLEIAEILGLSEHTVNHYLNQVTRKLEAVNRTQAVVKAIRRGLIA from the coding sequence ATGACGGCTGACGAAACCAGAAGCAGCGAAAACCAGGGACAGGACGAAGGCGCCGAGATCGCCGGCCTCGAGACGCAGTTCGACATCGTTCGCTACATGCGCCGCAAGTGCGAGGAATACGGCCTCAAATACTTCATCGTCTTCAACCTGCCGGGTTTCGAGGCGGAAAAGCTCTCGGCCTATTCCATCGTCAGCAACTGGCCGCAGGAGATTCTCGCCAAGTACGACGCCATGCGCATGGTCCGCCACAGCGCGGGCATCCGCAAGCTGCGGCTCACCACGGTGCCGTTCACCTACGACATGCGCGAATGGATCGGCGAATCCTCCGAGCAGATGGATTTCACCGAACTGCTGGAGACGATGACCGCCCATCGCATGCTGACCGGCCATTTCTTCCCCGTGCACGACGCGCTCGGCAACCGCGGCGCCGTCGTGTGGGGCGGCGAGAGCGCCACGCTCGGCCGCGACGAGCGGCTGATGCTGCAGATGATCTCCGTCCACATCTTCAACCGGCTGGCCGAGATCGGCTCGGCCTGGAAATCCGGCCAGGTCGTGCTCACCGAGCGCGAAATCCAGTGCCTGAGCTGGACGGCGGCGGGCAAGACCAGCCTGGAGATCGCCGAGATCCTCGGCCTTTCCGAGCATACGGTGAACCACTACCTCAACCAGGTCACGCGCAAGCTGGAAGCGGTCAACCGCACCCAGGCCGTGGTCAAGGCCATCCGCCGCGGGCTGATCGCCTGA
- the apbC gene encoding iron-sulfur cluster carrier protein ApbC: protein MTEVSKEQVLERLRTVRGPDMDGNIVDLGLVSDVFISDGKAYFSITVPAERARELDPMRAAAERVVKEIPGITAAMVALTADKRAAAGPAAARAQAPPPPGHGHGHAHAAPGQPQPRAKSGIPGVGAIIAVASGKGGVGKSTTSVNLALALKANGLRVGILDADIYGPSMPRLLKISGRPQQIDGRIIKPMENYGVKVMSMGFLVDEEVAMIWRGPMIQSALMQMLREVAWGELDILVVDMPPGTGDAQLTMAQQVPLAGAVIVSTPQDLALIDARKGLNMFSKVEVPVLGIVENMSYFIAPDTGNRYDIFGHGGARREAERIGVPFLGEVPLTMDIRETSDAGTPVVVSNPDGAAAKIYRDIATRVWQELETLKGKGERGAPAIVFE, encoded by the coding sequence ATGACTGAGGTAAGCAAGGAACAGGTTCTGGAACGGCTGCGCACGGTGCGCGGCCCGGACATGGACGGCAATATCGTCGACCTCGGCCTCGTCTCTGATGTCTTCATCTCCGACGGCAAGGCCTATTTCTCGATCACCGTCCCGGCCGAGCGCGCCCGCGAGCTCGATCCCATGCGCGCGGCCGCCGAGCGCGTCGTCAAGGAGATCCCCGGCATCACCGCCGCCATGGTGGCGCTGACGGCCGACAAGCGCGCCGCCGCCGGCCCCGCCGCCGCGCGTGCGCAGGCCCCGCCGCCGCCCGGCCATGGCCACGGCCATGCGCACGCGGCCCCCGGCCAGCCGCAGCCGCGCGCCAAATCCGGCATCCCCGGCGTCGGCGCCATCATCGCCGTCGCCTCGGGCAAGGGCGGCGTCGGCAAGTCGACCACTTCGGTCAACCTCGCGCTGGCGCTGAAGGCGAACGGCCTGCGCGTCGGCATCCTCGATGCCGACATCTACGGCCCTTCCATGCCGCGCCTCCTGAAGATCTCCGGCCGGCCGCAGCAGATCGACGGCCGCATCATCAAGCCGATGGAGAACTACGGCGTCAAGGTCATGTCCATGGGCTTCCTCGTCGACGAGGAGGTGGCGATGATCTGGCGCGGCCCGATGATCCAGTCGGCGCTGATGCAGATGCTGCGCGAGGTCGCCTGGGGCGAGCTCGACATTCTCGTCGTCGACATGCCGCCGGGCACGGGCGACGCCCAGCTCACCATGGCCCAGCAGGTGCCGCTCGCCGGCGCCGTCATCGTCTCCACCCCGCAGGACCTCGCCCTCATCGATGCGCGCAAGGGCCTCAACATGTTCTCGAAGGTCGAGGTGCCCGTCCTCGGCATCGTCGAGAACATGAGCTATTTCATCGCGCCCGACACCGGCAACCGCTACGACATCTTCGGCCACGGCGGCGCGCGCCGCGAGGCCGAGCGCATCGGCGTGCCCTTCCTCGGCGAGGTGCCGCTGACCATGGACATCCGCGAGACCTCCGATGCCGGCACCCCCGTCGTCGTCTCCAATCCGGACGGCGCGGCGGCGAAGATCTACCGCGATATCGCCACGCGTGTCTGGCAGGAGCTGGAGACGCTGAAGGGCAAGGGCGAGCGGGGCGCCCCGGCGATCGTCTTCGAGTGA
- a CDS encoding magnesium transporter CorA family protein produces the protein MITVFRSNGEARTLPTETDSVAAEALADAVWVDLTDPGREDEALIERLLGIEVPTRDELKDIEPSSRLYTDGHAAYMTASLMVKAESDLPQLTDVAFILTADRLLTVRYAEPRSFALFRSGMRRIPGGCSSPTVMITRLLETVVDRTAEILEIAVARADKLSLEVFGDQRHLNRRPPRYLEDRVVQVSALHRLLAKTRDSLMSLSRVLTFLHALPALQSDRESLELCRTVTRDVQSLSEHAGFVAGNITFLLDASLGLINLEQNAIIKIFSIASVVLLPPTLIASTYGMNFEFMPELRIAYAYPLTLAAMLLSAVLPFFFFRWKGWL, from the coding sequence GTGATCACGGTTTTCCGTTCGAACGGCGAGGCGCGCACCCTGCCGACGGAGACCGATTCCGTCGCGGCTGAGGCGCTTGCCGACGCCGTGTGGGTCGATCTCACCGACCCCGGCCGCGAGGACGAGGCGCTGATCGAACGCCTTCTCGGCATCGAGGTGCCGACCCGCGACGAGCTCAAGGACATCGAGCCGTCGAGCCGCCTCTACACGGACGGCCACGCGGCCTACATGACCGCCTCGCTGATGGTGAAGGCGGAAAGCGACCTACCGCAGCTCACCGACGTCGCCTTCATCCTCACGGCGGACAGGCTTTTGACCGTGCGCTATGCCGAACCGCGCTCCTTCGCCCTCTTCAGGAGCGGCATGCGCCGCATTCCCGGCGGCTGTTCCTCGCCGACGGTGATGATCACCCGCCTGCTGGAGACCGTCGTCGACCGCACCGCCGAGATCCTCGAGATCGCCGTCGCGCGCGCCGACAAGCTGTCTCTCGAAGTGTTCGGCGACCAGCGCCACCTCAACCGCCGCCCGCCGCGCTATCTCGAAGACCGCGTCGTGCAGGTCTCGGCGCTGCACCGCCTCCTCGCCAAGACCCGCGACAGCCTGATGTCGCTGTCGCGCGTGCTGACCTTCCTGCATGCGCTGCCGGCCCTGCAATCCGACCGCGAGAGCCTCGAACTCTGCCGCACGGTGACGCGAGACGTGCAGTCGCTCTCCGAACATGCGGGCTTCGTCGCCGGCAACATCACCTTCCTGCTCGACGCCTCGCTCGGCCTCATCAACCTCGAGCAGAACGCCATCATCAAGATCTTCTCGATCGCCTCCGTCGTGCTGCTTCCGCCGACGCTGATCGCCTCGACCTACGGCATGAACTTCGAATTCATGCCGGAACTGCGCATCGCCTACGCCTATCCGCTGACGCTCGCCGCGATGCTCCTGTCGGCGGTCCTTCCCTTTTTCTTCTTTCGCTGGAAAGGCTGGCTTTAA
- a CDS encoding potassium transporter Kup: MQPHAGSPPQSHSRARTLFLLSLGSVGVVYGDIGTSPLYAFREALRPVAHDGVTRAEIVGLISLMIWTLTIIVTIKYVLFLLRADNHGEGGTLSLLALLMKTAGRRAPVLFFMSAVGAALFIGDAMITPALSVLSAVEGLKLVTPTLGDYVVPISVVILVMLFAVQSLGTAAVSKFFGPITAVWFVVMGLGGITHISDDLGILSAFNPYYAVAFMLNEGYVGLVVLGAVFLTVTGAEALYADLGHFGRRPIQWAWFCLVFPALTLNYLGQGALVLAHPETIGNPFFLMFPKWALLPVVILATAATIIASQAVITGAFSLTRQAIHLGFLPRMEIFHTSETQTGQIYLPGVNTVLLFGVMLLVFLFGSSEALATAYGISVTGAMVVTTVLAFEFLRARWRWTPLAAAAALTPLLLLELTFLGANLLKVHDGGYVPVTIAAAVVVLMWTWTRGTRILRDKTRRIEVPLPAFVKSVEKQSAHAPVQVTGTAIFLTSDPDFAPAALLHNIKHNHVLHEQNFILTVKTANTPRVAPAERFSVERISERFSRIEMRFGFMETQNVSQALGLMRKAGHKFDIMSTSFYLGRRKLVPDAQSGMPMWQDRLFIALANLATDPSDYFRLPTNRVVELGSHVVI, translated from the coding sequence ATGCAGCCACACGCCGGTAGCCCGCCGCAGTCCCACAGCCGGGCGCGCACGCTGTTCCTTCTTTCCCTCGGCTCCGTCGGCGTCGTCTATGGCGACATCGGCACGAGCCCGCTCTATGCCTTCCGCGAGGCGCTGCGCCCCGTCGCCCACGACGGCGTCACGCGCGCCGAGATCGTCGGCCTCATCTCGCTGATGATCTGGACGCTGACGATCATCGTCACCATCAAATACGTCCTCTTCCTGCTGCGCGCCGACAACCACGGCGAGGGCGGCACGCTGTCCCTCCTGGCGCTGCTGATGAAGACGGCCGGCCGGCGCGCGCCCGTGCTGTTCTTCATGAGCGCGGTCGGGGCCGCGCTCTTCATCGGCGACGCCATGATCACGCCGGCGCTTTCGGTGCTGTCCGCCGTGGAGGGCCTGAAGCTGGTCACGCCGACGCTCGGCGACTACGTGGTGCCCATCTCCGTCGTCATCCTCGTCATGCTCTTCGCCGTGCAGTCGCTCGGAACGGCGGCGGTATCGAAGTTCTTCGGCCCCATCACGGCCGTCTGGTTCGTCGTCATGGGCCTTGGCGGCATCACCCATATCAGCGACGACCTCGGCATCCTCTCGGCCTTCAATCCCTATTATGCCGTGGCCTTCATGCTGAACGAGGGCTATGTCGGCCTCGTCGTGCTCGGCGCGGTCTTCCTCACGGTCACCGGGGCCGAGGCGCTTTACGCCGATCTCGGCCATTTCGGCCGCCGCCCGATCCAGTGGGCCTGGTTCTGCCTGGTCTTCCCGGCGCTGACGCTGAACTATCTCGGCCAGGGCGCGCTGGTGCTCGCCCACCCCGAAACCATCGGCAACCCGTTCTTCCTGATGTTCCCGAAATGGGCGCTGCTGCCCGTCGTGATCCTGGCGACCGCGGCGACTATCATCGCCAGCCAGGCGGTGATCACGGGCGCCTTCTCGCTGACCCGCCAGGCGATCCATCTCGGCTTCCTGCCGCGCATGGAGATCTTCCACACCTCGGAAACCCAGACCGGCCAGATCTACCTGCCGGGCGTCAACACGGTCCTGCTGTTCGGCGTCATGCTGCTCGTCTTCCTGTTCGGCTCGTCCGAGGCGCTGGCGACGGCCTACGGCATCTCCGTCACCGGCGCGATGGTGGTGACGACCGTGCTCGCCTTCGAGTTCCTGCGTGCCCGCTGGCGCTGGACGCCGCTCGCCGCCGCCGCGGCGCTGACGCCGCTCCTGCTGCTGGAACTTACCTTCCTCGGCGCCAATCTGCTCAAGGTGCATGACGGCGGCTACGTTCCGGTCACCATCGCCGCCGCCGTCGTCGTCCTGATGTGGACCTGGACGCGCGGCACGCGGATCCTGCGCGACAAGACCCGCCGCATCGAGGTGCCGCTGCCGGCCTTCGTCAAGTCGGTGGAAAAGCAGAGCGCCCATGCGCCGGTTCAGGTGACCGGCACGGCGATCTTCCTGACGAGCGATCCCGATTTCGCGCCCGCCGCCCTGTTGCACAACATCAAGCACAACCACGTGCTGCACGAGCAGAACTTCATCCTGACGGTGAAGACGGCGAACACGCCGCGCGTGGCTCCCGCCGAGCGATTCTCCGTGGAACGCATATCGGAGCGCTTCTCGCGCATCGAGATGCGCTTCGGCTTCATGGAGACGCAGAACGTTTCCCAGGCGCTCGGCCTCATGCGCAAGGCGGGGCACAAGTTCGACATCATGTCGACCTCGTTCTATCTCGGCCGCCGCAAGCTGGTGCCGGACGCCCAGTCCGGCATGCCCATGTGGCAGGACCGCCTGTTCATCGCGCTCGCCAACCTGGCGACCGACCCTTCCGACTATTTCCGCCTGCCGACCAACCGCGTCGTCGAACTCGGCTCGCACGTCGTCATCTAG
- a CDS encoding cell wall hydrolase translates to MRKRSIRHAGAGRFFSYLKPFRRWRLPLALGAGLVASLPTQAAHTDIATYMAGLNRKGGNQTMVLTRSAAGSVHEIEIDFADAMTTGGIESGAGVDLPGGGKAALLGEGKGKGAIPDEDRVNRRDKRGRIVAVLPVQPPKSFTAGSILERTSSLFTPALDTGERMAFARPQIKGKEIAIATAFYKKKPAHADAGVSPMLASLVTSDKADILATAYARVEPDYARESPFDSILKPKTELGRFIPEIAPDDHAWAATALPAEVFSAKEQKCLAEGIYFEARGEEVKGQAAVAQVILNRVRNPAYPKTICGVVYQNQNWRGRCQFSFACDRIPDLILSPWNWKTAKEIAMAVTAGKIWIDDVGSATHYHATYVNPPWGRSMKRVAKIGKHIFYRTYGGGWS, encoded by the coding sequence TTGCGTAAGCGTAGCATTCGTCATGCAGGGGCAGGCCGCTTCTTTTCGTATCTGAAGCCGTTCCGCCGATGGAGGCTGCCTCTCGCGCTCGGCGCCGGCCTCGTCGCCAGCCTTCCCACCCAGGCCGCCCATACGGACATCGCCACCTACATGGCCGGCCTCAACCGCAAGGGCGGCAACCAGACCATGGTGCTGACCCGCTCGGCGGCCGGCTCCGTGCACGAGATCGAGATCGACTTCGCCGACGCCATGACGACCGGCGGCATCGAGAGCGGGGCAGGGGTGGACCTGCCCGGCGGCGGCAAGGCCGCATTGCTCGGCGAGGGGAAGGGCAAGGGCGCGATCCCCGACGAGGACCGCGTCAACCGCCGCGACAAGAGGGGCCGCATCGTCGCCGTCCTGCCGGTCCAGCCGCCCAAGAGCTTCACCGCCGGCTCGATCCTCGAGCGCACCAGTTCGCTTTTCACGCCCGCCCTCGATACCGGCGAGCGCATGGCCTTCGCCCGCCCGCAGATCAAGGGCAAGGAAATCGCCATCGCCACGGCCTTCTACAAGAAGAAGCCCGCCCACGCGGATGCGGGCGTCTCGCCGATGCTGGCAAGCCTCGTCACCAGCGATAAGGCCGACATCCTGGCGACCGCCTATGCCCGCGTCGAGCCGGACTACGCCCGGGAATCGCCCTTCGATTCGATCCTGAAGCCGAAGACGGAGCTGGGCCGCTTCATTCCCGAAATCGCCCCGGACGACCATGCCTGGGCGGCGACGGCGCTGCCGGCGGAGGTCTTCAGCGCCAAGGAGCAGAAGTGCCTTGCCGAAGGCATCTATTTCGAGGCGCGCGGCGAGGAGGTGAAGGGCCAAGCCGCCGTCGCGCAGGTCATCCTCAACCGCGTGCGCAATCCCGCCTATCCCAAGACCATCTGCGGCGTCGTCTACCAGAACCAGAACTGGCGCGGCCGCTGCCAATTCTCCTTCGCCTGCGACCGCATCCCCGACCTGATTCTTTCGCCCTGGAACTGGAAGACCGCCAAGGAGATCGCCATGGCCGTCACGGCCGGCAAGATCTGGATCGACGACGTCGGCTCGGCGACCCACTATCACGCCACCTACGTGAACCCGCCATGGGGACGGTCCATGAAGCGCGTCGCCAAGATCGGCAAGCACATCTTCTACCGCACCTATGGCGGCGGCTGGAGCTGA
- a CDS encoding AtpZ/AtpI family protein, translating to MTDRQKESLEDRLKRLDAELAERRKTDGADEAAEARAAASRTGYAVAMKLSSEFVAAVIVGALLGYLLDHFAGTGPWGMIVLLLLGFSAGVLNVMRAAGMVASPHPVDRLAGREPAGPGSGREETEKRDGA from the coding sequence ATGACCGATCGGCAAAAGGAAAGTCTGGAAGACCGGCTGAAGCGCCTCGACGCGGAACTCGCGGAGCGGCGCAAGACAGACGGGGCGGATGAAGCCGCCGAGGCGAGGGCCGCCGCGAGCCGTACGGGCTACGCGGTCGCCATGAAGCTCTCGAGCGAGTTCGTCGCAGCCGTCATCGTCGGGGCGCTTCTGGGCTATCTTTTGGACCATTTTGCGGGTACAGGGCCGTGGGGGATGATCGTTCTTCTGCTCCTCGGCTTCAGTGCCGGCGTTCTGAACGTCATGCGCGCGGCCGGCATGGTGGCATCGCCCCACCCGGTCGACAGGCTGGCGGGCCGCGAGCCTGCAGGGCCTGGCAGCGGACGGGAAGAGACCGAGAAGAGGGACGGCGCCTGA
- a CDS encoding F0F1 ATP synthase subunit A encodes MSNDPTHQFLVNKIVPIEIGGIDFSFTNASLFMVATVAAAAGFLYFTTGQRGLVPSRMQSVSEMSYEFIASMLREGAGSHGMKFFPFVFSLFMFVLTANLLGMVPYFFTITSQIIVTFALAILVIGTVIVYGFYKHGFGFLKLFVPSGVPGALLPLVVSIEIISFLSRPISLSIRLFANMLAGHITLKVFAGFVTSLSALGAVGVAGAILPLLMTVALTGLEFLVSFLQAYVFAVLTCMYLNDAVHPGGH; translated from the coding sequence GTGTCCAACGATCCGACCCATCAGTTCCTGGTCAACAAGATTGTTCCGATCGAGATCGGCGGCATCGATTTCTCGTTCACCAATGCCTCGCTGTTCATGGTCGCCACCGTCGCGGCCGCCGCGGGTTTCCTCTACTTCACCACGGGCCAGCGCGGCCTCGTGCCGAGCCGCATGCAGTCGGTCTCGGAAATGTCCTATGAATTCATCGCCTCGATGCTGAGGGAAGGGGCGGGCAGCCACGGGATGAAGTTCTTCCCGTTCGTCTTCTCGCTCTTCATGTTCGTGCTGACCGCGAACCTGCTCGGCATGGTGCCCTACTTCTTCACGATCACCAGCCAGATCATCGTCACTTTCGCGCTGGCGATCCTCGTCATCGGCACGGTCATCGTCTACGGTTTCTACAAGCACGGCTTCGGCTTCCTCAAGCTCTTCGTGCCGTCAGGCGTGCCCGGCGCGCTGCTGCCGCTGGTCGTCTCGATCGAAATCATCTCGTTCCTCTCGCGTCCGATCAGCCTCTCGATCCGTCTCTTCGCCAACATGCTGGCGGGTCACATCACGCTGAAGGTCTTCGCCGGCTTCGTCACCTCGCTGAGCGCGCTTGGCGCCGTGGGTGTCGCCGGTGCGATCCTGCCCCTTCTCATGACCGTCGCCCTGACCGGTCTCGAATTCCTCGTGTCGTTCCTGCAGGCCTATGTCTTCGCAGTTCTGACATGCATGTACCTCAACGATGCCGTGCATCCGGGTGGTCACTAA
- a CDS encoding F0F1 ATP synthase subunit C produces MEAEAAKFIGAGLATFGLAGTALGLGNIFGNYLSGALRNPSAADSQFGRLVFGFAVTEALGIFSLLIALLLLFAV; encoded by the coding sequence ATGGAAGCGGAAGCAGCAAAGTTCATCGGCGCAGGTCTTGCCACGTTCGGTCTTGCCGGCACGGCTCTCGGCCTCGGCAACATCTTCGGCAACTACCTCTCCGGCGCTCTGCGCAACCCGTCTGCCGCTGACAGCCAGTTCGGCCGTCTCGTATTCGGCTTCGCCGTTACGGAAGCTCTGGGCATCTTCTCGCTGCTCATCGCTCTCCTTCTCCTCTTCGCCGTCTGA
- a CDS encoding F0F1 ATP synthase subunit B, which translates to MSVTPASAESTPFEIAQAETPAVTTHEAQPAGEVHTETGVAHGEEHATGVFPPFDQTTFASQLLWLAITFGLFYLLMSKVVIPRIGGILETRHDRIAQDLDEAARLKAEADAAIASYEQDLASARAKGNAIAATARDEAKARADAERAKIEASLQDKIAGAENRIAEIKAKALADVGTIAEETTAAVVEQLIGAKATKAEIASAVKSVAGE; encoded by the coding sequence ATGTCCGTGACCCCGGCGTCGGCCGAGTCCACCCCTTTCGAAATCGCCCAGGCCGAGACTCCTGCCGTTACCACGCATGAGGCCCAGCCGGCAGGCGAAGTGCACACCGAAACGGGTGTCGCACATGGTGAAGAGCACGCCACCGGCGTCTTCCCGCCTTTCGACCAGACCACGTTCGCATCGCAGCTCCTGTGGCTGGCGATCACCTTCGGTCTTTTCTACCTTCTCATGTCAAAGGTCGTCATTCCGCGCATCGGCGGCATCCTGGAGACGCGTCACGACCGCATCGCGCAGGATCTCGACGAGGCCGCACGCCTGAAGGCGGAAGCGGATGCCGCGATCGCGTCCTACGAACAGGACCTCGCGAGCGCCCGCGCCAAGGGCAACGCCATTGCCGCGACCGCCCGCGACGAAGCCAAGGCCAGGGCCGATGCCGAGCGCGCCAAGATCGAAGCCTCGCTGCAGGACAAGATCGCCGGCGCCGAGAACCGCATCGCCGAGATCAAGGCCAAGGCGCTTGCCGATGTCGGCACGATCGCCGAGGAAACCACGGCGGCCGTCGTCGAACAGCTCATCGGCGCCAAGGCCACCAAGGCCGAGATCGCTTCCGCCGTCAAATCGGTCGCAGGCGAGTAA
- a CDS encoding F0F1 ATP synthase subunit B has product MEFDATFYAFVGLLLFLALIAYLKVPGMMAKGLDARAEKIQNELAEAKRLREEAQHLLAEYQRKRKDAEAEAASIVAAAEREASALTAEAKQKTEEYVTRRTALSEQKIKQAEADAINAVRAAAVDLAVAAAEKVIAAKADAATGKALFENAVSEVKSRLN; this is encoded by the coding sequence ATGGAATTCGACGCAACATTCTACGCCTTTGTCGGCCTCCTGCTGTTCCTGGCCCTCATCGCCTACCTCAAGGTTCCGGGCATGATGGCCAAGGGCCTCGACGCCCGCGCCGAGAAGATCCAGAACGAGCTGGCGGAAGCCAAGCGTCTTCGCGAGGAGGCCCAGCACCTGCTCGCCGAATACCAGCGCAAGCGCAAGGATGCCGAGGCGGAAGCCGCCAGCATCGTCGCCGCCGCTGAACGCGAGGCAAGCGCGCTCACCGCCGAAGCCAAGCAGAAGACGGAAGAATACGTCACCCGCCGCACGGCGCTCTCCGAGCAGAAGATCAAGCAGGCGGAAGCCGACGCGATCAACGCCGTGCGCGCCGCCGCCGTCGACCTCGCCGTCGCCGCCGCCGAGAAGGTCATCGCCGCCAAGGCGGATGCCGCCACCGGCAAGGCGCTCTTCGAGAACGCCGTCAGCGAAGTGAAGTCCCGCCTCAACTGA
- a CDS encoding nuclear transport factor 2 family protein, translating to METAVGKLFERYERLFNRSLGGKADMDELVSLYACEFIGAAPAGVRTGKNDAQFRRALADGYARYRAIGTKAMRIRTIRFSPMDTLHCVAHVSWVATYARKDQPDVTVDFDVHYLVRMLDGEATVFGWVTGDEQALLEKHGIV from the coding sequence ATGGAGACGGCCGTCGGGAAGCTGTTCGAACGATACGAGCGCCTCTTCAATCGATCCCTCGGCGGCAAGGCCGACATGGACGAGCTCGTATCCCTCTATGCCTGCGAATTCATCGGTGCGGCCCCGGCCGGGGTGCGCACGGGCAAGAATGACGCGCAGTTCCGGCGCGCCCTGGCGGACGGCTACGCCCGCTACCGGGCGATCGGGACGAAGGCGATGCGGATCCGCACCATCCGCTTCTCCCCGATGGACACGCTGCATTGCGTGGCCCATGTCTCCTGGGTCGCCACCTATGCCCGGAAGGACCAGCCCGACGTGACCGTCGACTTCGACGTTCACTACCTCGTCCGGATGCTGGATGGCGAGGCGACGGTGTTCGGCTGGGTGACGGGCGACGAGCAGGCGCTTTTGGAGAAGCACGGCATCGTCTAG
- a CDS encoding ribonuclease HII, with translation MCEVRRMSRPTSSDSRLLFDLPEGPDFSLELAARKRGLWPVAGTDEAGRGPLAGPVVAAAVVLDPDNIPPGLHDSKQLSAARREALFTLIMQSAFVSVASSSSRRIDVIDIRKASLDAMRRAVAGLEVAPKLVLTDGRDVPPGLACEGRAVVKGDALSLSIAAASIVAKVMRDRMMARAETTFPGYGFSIHAGYATEVHRKAIQSIGPCRLHRMSFRPLRQD, from the coding sequence ATGTGCGAGGTTCGCCGCATGTCCCGTCCCACATCCTCCGATTCCCGCCTTCTTTTCGACCTGCCCGAAGGGCCGGACTTCTCGCTGGAGCTCGCCGCGCGCAAGCGGGGCCTGTGGCCGGTCGCCGGCACGGACGAGGCGGGCCGAGGGCCGCTCGCGGGGCCGGTCGTCGCCGCCGCGGTGGTGCTCGACCCGGACAATATCCCGCCCGGCCTGCACGATTCCAAGCAGCTCAGCGCGGCGCGGCGCGAGGCGCTGTTCACGCTCATCATGCAGAGCGCCTTCGTCTCCGTCGCCTCCAGCTCGTCGCGCCGCATCGACGTCATCGACATCCGCAAGGCGAGCCTCGACGCCATGCGCCGCGCGGTCGCGGGCCTGGAGGTCGCGCCGAAGCTGGTGCTGACGGACGGACGCGACGTGCCGCCGGGCCTTGCCTGCGAGGGACGCGCCGTCGTCAAGGGCGATGCGCTGTCCCTTTCCATCGCCGCGGCCTCCATCGTCGCCAAGGTCATGCGCGACCGCATGATGGCCCGCGCCGAAACCACCTTCCCCGGCTACGGCTTCTCCATCCACGCGGGCTACGCCACCGAGGTCCACCGCAAGGCCATCCAGTCCATCGGCCCCTGCCGCCTCCATCGCATGAGCTTCCGGCCGCTGCGCCAGGACTGA